The genomic interval CCCGCCGCTTCGCGTACCAGCAGGAAGTCATAGGCGGCCCGGAATCTGGGATGGCTCATAGCGGCAAAAGCGCGCTTGCCCTGACGACGGGGAAGGCGCATCTGCATTTCCCAGATCTCTTTCATCGGTCCGGAGAAACGCTTGGGGATGGACGTGGCCTGAACCTGACGCCCAATGACCTTACCGATGGCGCCGTGCAGGGCCGGTTGAACCGGGTCGCCGTTGTCTTGACGTTGGGTCCATTCAGCCTGCAGGGCCGGCCAGAGCATGGCGGCAAACAGGAAGTAAGGCGTCACCGACTTGCCCTGGGCGATGCGGGCATCAGTATTGCGCAGGGCCTGACGGATAAGCTCATCCGACTCGCCGTTATTGATCGCCCGCACGGTCTCGGGGAACAGTGGCGCCAGCAGGTTATAGCGGCTCAACAGATCGTAAGTCGCTTCGCCCTGGCCAGCCGAGAACAGCTTGAGCACTTCCTCGAACAGGCGAGCGGGCGGAATGTGAGTGAGCAGGGGCGCGAGCTCCCGGATCGGGGCCTCGGTGTCCGGCTCAATGTCAAAATCAAGCTTGGCGGCAAAGCGGATGGCTCGCAGCATGCGCACCGGATCTTCCCGGTACCGGGTTTCGGGGTCGCCAATCAGCCGGAGCTGGCGGTTGCGCAGATCCTCGACGCCATCGGCGAAATCGATCACGGTGAAGTCGCGGATGCAGTAGTAAAGAGCATTAACCGTGAAATCCCGGCGCAGGGCGTCTTCTTCCTGGCTGCCGTAGACGTTGTCACGCAATAGCAGGCCGTGCTCGGAGGTTTTGCGATCGTCGTCCGGCGCGTCGTCTTCGGCTTCGCCGGCGTTGCCGCGGAACGTGGTCACCTCAATGACCTCGCGGCCAAACACCACGTGCACGATGCGGAAACG from Marinobacter sp. LA51 carries:
- the pcnB gene encoding polynucleotide adenylyltransferase PcnB; the protein is MPKRLVEKLRSFIPGTGKKKLRPYQRREIPRDQHNVSRSAISEPAKKVLNRLNKAGFEAYLVGGGVRDILLGGVPKDFDIATNATPEEVHELFRNSRLIGRRFRIVHVVFGREVIEVTTFRGNAGEAEDDAPDDDRKTSEHGLLLRDNVYGSQEEDALRRDFTVNALYYCIRDFTVIDFADGVEDLRNRQLRLIGDPETRYREDPVRMLRAIRFAAKLDFDIEPDTEAPIRELAPLLTHIPPARLFEEVLKLFSAGQGEATYDLLSRYNLLAPLFPETVRAINNGESDELIRQALRNTDARIAQGKSVTPYFLFAAMLWPALQAEWTQRQDNGDPVQPALHGAIGKVIGRQVQATSIPKRFSGPMKEIWEMQMRLPRRQGKRAFAAMSHPRFRAAYDFLLVREAAGEIEPGLGQWWTDFQKTDERGQERMLTELGSDAPKKRKRRRKPPTKRPAE